AAGGCCATCAAGGACTTCGACCTCCGGCAGGACGAAAGCGTCTTCGAGCAAGTCACCTGTGACTGCGAGCACACGTGGGAGGTCGTCGTCGAACGCGAGACGAGCTACAATCTTCCGCTCGCGCGGTAGGCCTGCCACCGACTCACACCATCTTCTCACGTCCCGCACTTTCACTTTCACTCCGGTAGGCCGGCCTTCATGGGGGTGGCGCCAGTACGAGTAGATACGGGGCCCGGATCACTGTCACACGCTCCATGGCCCCGCTCCCCTTTGCTTCTACTCGAGTAGCGACAGGACGACCATTCCCAAGAGAGACGAGGTCGCTACTCGACGCTCCGCTTGCGCTTTTCCAGCACGTGGACGTCCTCGATTCGCGTCTCGGGATACTCCCCATCAGCGTCCTTTTCGGCGGATTTCACCATGTCCCAGACGACGTTCAGCCCCGTCGTCACGCCCTCCAGTGCCTCCATCTCACAGCCAGTCTTCCCCGTCGTCTCGACAGCCACCGTGAGCGTCACCGACGACTCGCCCACTTCGAAATCGGTCTCGACGTTCGTGATCGGGATCTGATGGCACATCGGGATCGTCTCCCAGGTGTGTTTCACGGCCTGGATCGCGCCGATCCGAGCAGTCCCGAGGACGTCGCCTTTCCCGATCTCGCTTGCCTGAATCGCGTCGACGGTCGACGCCTGCAGGTGGATCGTCCCGCGAGCCACGGCCCGGCGCTTCGAGTCGGGCTTGTCGCCGACGTCGACCATCTGAGCCTCGCCCGAGTCGTCGGTGTGGGTCAGATCCGACGTGTCCGCCCCGTCCGTCCCGCTTTCTTCACTCATCGCTATCCCTCCACATGACCGGGGGAATCGCCTTCAGGAGGTCCGTCGCGACCAGCCCGTAGCCCTGTGCGTCGACGACTCGATCGCCGGCCGCGCCGTTGACGTACGCGCCGAGCGCGGCCGCGTCGATCGATTCTTGCGTGGCCGCCAGCGCTGCCGTCACGCCAGCGAGCACGTCGCCAGTCCCGCCGACGGTCATCCCCGGATTGCCAGTGCGATTGACGCGGGTCCGCTCGCCGTCCGAAATGACGTCGTATTTCCCCTTGACGAGGAGTGTGTGGCCGATTTCGGCCGCGAACGCCTCGACCAGATCGGCGCGCTCGCGCCACTCCTCGGCGGTCTTCCCCCCCATCTTCCGAAGTTCCCCCTGATGAGGCGTACAGACCAGTGTCGCCTCGGTGTCGACCCCCGGGACGACCTGCAGCGCGTCGGCGTCGACCACCGCGGTACCGTCGAAGCCATGGAGGAACTCCTGGACCGCGACGAGGGTATTGTCGTCGGCACCGAGACCGGGACCGAGGACGACGGTGTCGTGCTCGGCCGCCAGTTCCGCCACCGTCTCGACGGCGTGCGGACTGAACACCTCGCCCTCGAACGGCCGGACGATCAGGTTCTCGCTGTAGCCCTGCAACTCGCGGGCGACACCCTCGGGACAGGCCACCCGAACCAGATCCGCGCCCGCCCGCAAGGCCGCCTGCGCCGAGAGCGCGGGTGCGCCGGTGTATGGACCACCACCGACCACCAATACCTCGCCGAAGTCGCCCTTGTGAGTGTCGGCCGGCCGGGAGAGTCGCAGAAGGTCGCCGCGCTCGACGTAGCGCTCGGCCGCCGATGGAATGCCGATATCTGCGACAGTCACCGAGACGTCCAGTGCGTCGAGGCCGGGCTTCGGTTTGTGGAAAGTGACGACGTGATCGGCAGCGACGGCGTTTTTCGCGAGTGCGCCCGTCTCGGCGTCCAGCCCCGAGGGAACGTCGACAGCGATCACAGGAGTGTCACTGGCGTTCATCTGTGCGGCCGCGGCAGCCAGCGGTTCGCGGAGGTCGCCGCTGATCCCCGTCCCGAGCATCGCGTCGACGAACAGATCGGGCTTGCCGAGATCCAGTGCAGTCGAATCGCGCACGCTCTCGGTGGGGATCTCGGCCCGTTCGAGCGCGTGCCAGTTCTCGCGCGCGATGTCAGTCGTGATCGTCTCCGGACGGCCCAGCAGGAAGACCCTCACTTGAAAGTCGTCCAGAAACCGGGCCGCGACGAGGGCGTCGCCGCCGTTGTTGCCGCGGCCGGCGACGATCGCGATCTCGTCGCCGGGATCGGCCTCCGCCCGGACCGCGCGGGCGAGGGCGTGGCCCGAGGACTCCATCAGTTGCTTGCGCGGCACGCCAAGCGCAGCCGCGTTCGCGTCGATCACCGCCATCTCCCTGCCCGTGATGACCTGGCCGAAACTCATACCTCCGGGTTCGACTGGCCCGGGCAAAAACTCGTGGGCTATCGGCGAATCTCGAAGCCGTCGTGTCCCTCGGAGTCGCCGTACTCGACATCGACATCGTCGACCCGGGCCTGGGGACTCCCCTCGTGACAGAACTCGACCATCGCTTCGACCGCTTCCTCAGGCCCCTCGAAGACTGCCTCGACGCGACCGTCAGCGAGGTTTTTGACCCA
The Halapricum salinum genome window above contains:
- the moaC gene encoding cyclic pyranopterin monophosphate synthase MoaC, which encodes MSEESGTDGADTSDLTHTDDSGEAQMVDVGDKPDSKRRAVARGTIHLQASTVDAIQASEIGKGDVLGTARIGAIQAVKHTWETIPMCHQIPITNVETDFEVGESSVTLTVAVETTGKTGCEMEALEGVTTGLNVVWDMVKSAEKDADGEYPETRIEDVHVLEKRKRSVE
- a CDS encoding bifunctional ADP-dependent NAD(P)H-hydrate dehydratase/NAD(P)H-hydrate epimerase, which gives rise to MSFGQVITGREMAVIDANAAALGVPRKQLMESSGHALARAVRAEADPGDEIAIVAGRGNNGGDALVAARFLDDFQVRVFLLGRPETITTDIARENWHALERAEIPTESVRDSTALDLGKPDLFVDAMLGTGISGDLREPLAAAAAQMNASDTPVIAVDVPSGLDAETGALAKNAVAADHVVTFHKPKPGLDALDVSVTVADIGIPSAAERYVERGDLLRLSRPADTHKGDFGEVLVVGGGPYTGAPALSAQAALRAGADLVRVACPEGVARELQGYSENLIVRPFEGEVFSPHAVETVAELAAEHDTVVLGPGLGADDNTLVAVQEFLHGFDGTAVVDADALQVVPGVDTEATLVCTPHQGELRKMGGKTAEEWRERADLVEAFAAEIGHTLLVKGKYDVISDGERTRVNRTGNPGMTVGGTGDVLAGVTAALAATQESIDAAALGAYVNGAAGDRVVDAQGYGLVATDLLKAIPPVMWRDSDE
- a CDS encoding acylphosphatase, giving the protein MTDRTRAHVYVSGRVQGVFFRATTRDTAREHGVDGWVKNLADGRVEAVFEGPEEAVEAMVEFCHEGSPQARVDDVDVEYGDSEGHDGFEIRR